The Plasmodium vivax chromosome 13, whole genome shotgun sequence nucleotide sequence CGTTGCTTTGTTGTTCCCCTCATTGAGAGGCTCCTATAAAAAGATAGGCCCCAAGAGGGGaagagaaaggaaagaaaaataacttcAAAGTTGGAAGATTCGCAGAAGGCACACGACATATGTGCGGAGGGGCAGCTAAAAGGAAAGGAGGCCACCAAGGGAAGAGAGTCAAACCTGCAGAAGTGATACCAACTGAGAGGTGAGCAACGCTTAAGAAGGAGCGCTCCTCCTCGGACGCGACAGAGAGAGGTGAACTTGCCGAACTTGGCTTCCCTCCCCTCTTGCGCAGTGAGGTGGCCCAggggaacagaaaaaaaaaaaaaaaataacaaaaaaaaaatatcaaaataaagtaaaaaaaaaaaagatgaacgCGAAGAATGACGCGAGCGAAAGCCTGCTGTGCGGAGGGGAGGACATTTCTGCGCTGGTGGTCGACTTGGGGTTCAGCACGACGAAAATTGGCCACAACCAGGAGGACACCCCCAGGGTGTTTTTGAGGAGCACCTGCGGGGAGGACGTATCACCTGATGGGGGAAGCCCCCGTGGGGATCCCTCCCCGAAGCTGAAATTCCCTCTAAACCTCCACAACCCAAAAGAGCACCTGCGGATAAAACCCCTCTTCGAGAGAAACCCAGTAGACAACACAACGCACATGAACAGCGACGTATTCGAGAGGATCTTACGATATGGAATTGAAGGAGTAGAGTCAAAGAGAGTCTTCCACTGCTCAGATGAGATTCCCACCCCGGTGAAGTTGGGTGGACTGAacttaaaaattgaagaacaccccattttgctgtCCGAAGAAAACATACACAATCACCGAGTGAGAGCAGAGATGACCGAAATACTGTTTGAGACTTTTAATATCCCTGCAGTATACTTTGCGAAGAAAGCCAAGTTAACTGCCTTCAGCTTGGGTCGCAGCAATGCACTCGTGATAGACATTGGGGGTAGCTCGCTCAATGTGACCCCCGTGTATGAGGGCTACGTGCTGCAGAGGAACTCCCTCCAGTTTGGCGTCGGCGGGGATTACTTTGACCGCCTGATTTACGGCATGCTGAGGAAGGACCAAGTGAGGGTCGTCCCCTACTATGAGCAGgggcggggggggagcggcggttTGGGAAGCGCCTCGGCCAGCTGCTCACCCAGCTGCTCATTTAGCGGCGCGACTCACCACCCCAATGTGCACAGCTCCTACGAGGAAGAAGCCATCTTGGACGTCATCCGCTACATGAAGGAGAGCATCTGCAAAGTGCGCGTGGCACATCAGAGTTCCGCTAATAAAAAGAGCGAAACCACCTCAGGGGGgttgaaaaatggaaaggaggTGGAACCCACGGGGCAAACACATAACGgtgcaaaaaatgttaatgcACCCAAGTGGCAAACGGGGCAAaccgaagaagaagaattcTTCGAATTACCAGATggagtgaaaataaaaacagacAAATACAGATACGACATTGCAGAGGAATTATTTCGTGCCGTTCCATCGGCTCATAATTTTAATGGACTTCCGGAAGCCATCGTAAACTGCATCATCTCGTCTGATGTTGACATACGAAAGGAATTGCTGCAGGCCATTATCGTCACGGGGGGATCTTCTCTCTTCCCCGGGCTGGTCGATCGACTGTACAATTCGCTGAGGGAGAAGGAGTGCTTTTCGCAGAGCATCAAAATGAAGATTCTAAACATGACGTCGTCCGTGGAGTGCCTTTACTCGTCCTGGCTGGGGGGCTCCATACTGGCCAGCCTGGGCACCTTCCAGCAGCTGTGGGTTTCCCGGGCGGAGTACGACGACGCGGGCCACGCCATCGTCTCCGACCGCTGCTTTTGAGGGGGGCGCCGGCGTGCTGAAGCGGCAGCGGAGTGCAGAGGTGGTACCCTTTCGCGTCGATGCGCTGGGATGGGCACCTCCGGTCGACCGCCCCCACGAcgcctcatttttttgtagtgCCTTTTAACCCCCATTTGGCTGCCCCCCGTGTGTTTTTCCACATTTGGCCAGCGTGTGTGTATGGCTGCCCGCGGCCGAAGGGGGAACCGATTTAACTCAGTAGGGGCACCCTCGCGGGGGGCATATTACTTGGCTTCCCTGTGAGAAGCACGGCGCCTTCCTGTAAGATGCATGTCACCCCCCGGATGAGCTCCGCCATCCAAGCGGTGAACGCTTCCCACCTGAACAGCCCAACTGTAATTGCAACGTCCTCCACGCGCCGCCATGACGTGGAGGCAATTCGTGAACGATTTTCGTCCCCCCCAAAACGTATGCATCATCACATGGGAGTATAAGCTCCCGGAGGAGTGGcgaaagagggagaagcctCAAGGGGGCACACCTTTTAACAATACTAATACATACGGTGGTGATTTGCGCGTTGGAAAGAAGGCACGAAGGCACGAAGCAAGCAGGCACGAAGGTACGCAGGCGCGAAGGTACGCTTGTTCGTCTGCTCCCGTTCGTAAAATGCACTTTGCGTGTACGCCTGTTGGTGGAGAAACGAAGGCCACCCCCCCCCAACGGATGACTACTACACATCGGCGAGCCATGCGCCGGGGGAAAcatgctcaaaaaaaagggcgccCTAGGACGTCCGCGCTGCCTCCTCACCGCAGGGATCAAACCGAATTTAAAGAAAgagggaaaatgaaaaggggaggggcagCCGCACGGGGAGGCAAAGCATGCAATGTGTGTGAGTGTGAATGTACATGTAGGGAATGGGTCGAATGGGGCGAAGGGGGCCAAGCTCTTCATTCTGGCTTCGCCACTCAGCTGCTTATCTTCGCCACTCGGCTGCTTACCTTGCCACTCGGCTGCTTATCTTGCCACTCGGCTGCTTATCTTGCCACTCGGCTGCTTATCTTGCCACTCGGCTGCTTATCTTGCCACTCAGCTGCTTCCTACTGCGCTACCCCCCACTAGTCGCTCTCCACGCCCCTGAAATCGCGCAGCACGCTGTCTATGACGCTCTGGGGGATCTTCGAAATGCTCTCGTAGTCGCTGTTTATGGACGCCACGATTTTCTCCCACAGGAACTCCCCCCTGTACACGCTACCAGCAGCGCCGCTTCCACTCGTTGCGGTGTTAAAGATAATGCGGGAGAGCAACTCCTTGCTGTCGCAGTTGAGGGCAATCCAGTAGTCATTCTTCAGCTCGTCCATCAGCTGATTCACATCCCAGGTGGCTTTCCCGATGAATCGCTTAACGAGTTTGTTTTCCGCTTCGTTAGCGGCACCCACTTGATTAGCGATTCCCACTTCGTTAGCGGCACCCACTTCG carries:
- a CDS encoding actin, putative (encoded by transcript PVX_085340A), coding for MNAKNDASESLLCGGEDISALVVDLGFSTTKIGHNQEDTPRVFLRSTCGEDVSPDGGSPRGDPSPKLKFPLNLHNPKEHLRIKPLFERNPVDNTTHMNSDVFERILRYGIEGVESKRVFHCSDEIPTPVKLGGLNLKIEEHPILLSEENIHNHRVRAEMTEILFETFNIPAVYFAKKAKLTAFSLGRSNALVIDIGGSSLNVTPVYEGYVLQRNSLQFGVGGDYFDRLIYGMLRKDQVRVVPYYEQGRGGSGGLGSASASCSPSCSFSGATHHPNVHSSYEEEAILDVIRYMKESICKVRVAHQSSANKKSETTSGGLKNGKEVEPTGQTHNGAKNVNAPKWQTGQTEEEEFFELPDGVKIKTDKYRYDIAEELFRAVPSAHNFNGLPEAIVNCIISSDVDIRKELLQAIIVTGGSSLFPGLVDRLYNSLREKECFSQSIKMKILNMTSSVECLYSSWLGGSILASLGTFQQLWVSRAEYDDAGHAIVSDRCF